agttatcattattatttaatctaTAGATCAGTTAGTCATGTTCCTAGCTAGGTGTCGAAAGATGATTGTACACTCATATTCCACAAACAGAAAGAACATGCCCAAACATAACACCTTCTTCTTATTCAGAAATACTGGATAGAACCCAATGGCCAGGaaataaaaacaccataatCCATTCTGACAGGAGTGTGAGGACATAAATCTACTCATAATTCACATATGAGCAATGTCAATCATTGTCAATCAGGGTGTCAAAAATTATCAATTTGTATGGAATATGATTTAACCAGCAATATTCAGCATATATATAGTTAGACCTTTAAATAAAGGTCAAAgataaaatgacatgaataaaccagtttttattcagtttactttattcttacaaattatattgtattaagCAATTACTCATTCAATCTATCCAGATTCACTCATGATTAGACAACTtaactaaagaaagaaaatcatgaaATATCATCTATTCTTGAATAGTAACTGTTTTACAAAtttgcaacttaaaaaaatgtaattatctCTGTATTAATGTACTAATGTATTAACTCTGTCCTCAGTCggttttaatattcatatttatttacattcactttaTTGTGGAGGATTTTCTACAGGAGGGTTATACATGGACGGGTTGCTGACCGTAGgtatctgcaaaaaaaaaagctatgaTTAGCTACCTTGCCTACGGATTGCTTATTTATTGAtaatattaaagtgcccctattatggatttttttttgaaaattacctttcatgtagtgtgtaacatagctaagtgaatgaaaacatcctgcaaagttttaaatctgaaagtgcaccgtatataaagtaagagtcgactctgagaCAATTAAACAAGacatttgtaaaacaaatcccAAGTCGTTTTGTTGTGACGTCAAAATATTGCCTGCCCACTTATTGCGCGTGCAGACACCAGGGAAAACTTAAAACCTCTCAAACACTGCCAATGCGTGAAGAATCAGTGGTAAAAGTTCATCTTTACAACGAAACCACAGCAGTAAAGCCCGAAACTTGTGCTGTGTTCCCTTCATTTTACTGATGACTGCTTCTTCAAACTAAATGTGTTTAACAAGGGATTCGCAAGCCGGTTGTTACTGAAGGATGGGTCAGTTCCCAGTTTATTTGGATCAGCTTCTTTCTCCTCTgaatcacaacctgtaagtatgattaaaggaacactccactttttttgaaaataggctcattttccaactcccctagagttaaacagttgagttttactgttttcgaatccattcagcctaTCTCTGTGTCtggtggtaccacttttagcatagcttagcatagttcattgaatctgattagaccgttagcatctcgttagcatcggcctagaaaatcgcaactttttattttctgtcggtcttagtacacaatgtaactacagaagagtcaagttttaaataggaaaaatattgaaactctttggtcatttttgagcgagatgctaacggtctaatcagattcaatgaactatgctaagctatgctaaaagtggtaccaccagacccggagatcggctgaatggattcgaaaacagtgaaactcaactgtttaactctaggggagttggaaaatgagcttattttcaaaaaaagtggagtgttcatTTAATAATTGTTGCTGTTATTTTCTCTGTAGcatgcacaatacatatttagttgtgtgtgttgtgtacgCTCGGCGCAGCTTGTAGGTCTCCGGCTAACCAGCTATCAGCAATATGTGGTTGCTCGCAATTGTCTAGAAATATGTCACGTTTGTCGCTGTTATTTCTTGGAGTTATGATAAAGAATAGAGCAATACGTTGGTGTACAACTGCGGTGCTTTATCAACACGTTTCTGCGTAAGGCTAACGGCTATACTATGACTGTTTGGGTGTTTACCACCGAGCTGTGGGCTAGGTTCgctaacataaacacaaaacaacttaTTTCCTCTCTGAGTCTTTACTTTTAGAACAGAGCGGAGCaccatcattattataatacaatGTAAGTGATGCAAGCACTGTTTACTGTACTGGTGTTAACCAGCAGAAGTCATCTGACCAATAACCGCAGATTAGCGTTACGCAAACGAGGGGTTTGGAAAAATGAATCGTTGAGCGAATTATTTGGGAGTCGTTGAGcaaataaggtaaaaataaatgcatattatatgacaattaaagtgttttttgaccttgcatgcaggTAAACCTGTTGTTGGGGAACCTTTAAAAAATAGGAACTTTAAAAatgccataataggggcactttgaACAACAATTGCACTAATTACTGAATGCCTTACACATTTCCAGTACATGGACACACAACACTAAATCCAAATAATACATTGATTTTTTGGAGTACTCAAGTCCAGTTAAACTGCTTCTCTTACCTCTGAGTTGTTAATATCATGGGAATGATTGGGCCTAAAATCACTGGGTTGTGCAGTTACAACTTGAGGAACAAACGGCACCTTTGGAAAAAATGCACATGTAGAGTTTTATGCCTTCTTACTGTGAAACGCCATACATTCAATGACAGTTTCAGTATTTTAGGTTTACAGACCTCAATGTACTTCAAAtagagtagaaaaaaaaaagagacagaaatCCTTCTGAAATTCCTATTGTGTGGAAATTTATgccttcattttgatttttctaaaataatatCATGGTCGAGCTCAGGCCTCAAGTTCAACTATAACCCAATAATCCTGACTGAATATTTCACATGTGGGCTAGGAAATTTGTTCACAATTTTATTGTGACATTTTTGCAATGCAGTGTTTAACAGGGTGGAAGTTTTAAGCTAATGAAGCCGATTATTGGGGACATGGGTACTTGTCTGTAACAAATCACTATGAATTTGTGTGAATGGGGTGCATCTATGCATGTAAAACCATGTGACATGAATCATTTATGCAGAAAATGCAGTTTCAGAGTGAAGCGCTGTACTGTGATCATGTACACGTGTGCAGCTTATAATACTGTGATTTTAGAGCGGCTcagttcacagtaaatgctgctttgCATGAATTTCTGCAAGTGCACCGAGTTTAACGTTTGAGAACGCAATGTGTGCAAAGTTAAATTACATTCACATAGTTTCCAACATTTTGTGGATAGAAGTTTAAAGAATTTTGAATGTTAAAAGCTCGAGGGTTTGAACATTTGAAAGTGAAgaactaaagtgttttttgttaaagtgtagtttttttttttgtatatgtaAAGCATGAACCCTGAAATGTGAAGTGTGTGAAGACCCTTAAAGTAACCTTTtccattatatatatgtatctgAGGAGTTGAGCTGACAAAAAAGGTTTGGAACCCCTGACTTGACACATTTCTCACCTGAGTGTAGCAGCAGTAGCAGGTGGCTTTACAggcaaatgctgacagaaagaTGGAGATGAAAAACGCAAGGATGGCAAATACCAGTATTATACTATGGATTCCCAAGAAAAAGGTCTgagaataataacaaaataaaaattatgataatatattaattataatgacactgacactgtgCTCAGCAGTTCAGAAACTACAATCCTTGAGGttcatatatacatttatagatCAAATTGGACtaaatttacaataaatgtataatgtCAATGCCTTTGATCGTAAATGATCAGTAATAGCAAGAGATTTAAAACAACATCTGAAATTATCTTAATGTAATTActgaataaatgtgaatataaaAGTTGGTGACATACCAAATAATTTGCCTCAACATGAAATTTAAGCCAATAAGCCAATTCCAGTGAAATAAAAAGAATGGAAATGCCTGCAATAATAGCACTGAAAATATTCATTCCAAGTGAACATTTCACCTGTAGgtagaaaaaaacaacattaaacagatttggcgcaccaaaaatattctcgtcgctttataatattaatattgaaccactgtactcacatgaactgatttaaatatgtttttagtacattaatggatcttgagagaggaaatgtcattgctggctatgcaggcctcacaaagccatcagatttaaacaaaaatatcttaatttgcgttccaaagattaacgatggtcttacgggtgtggaacgccatgagggtgagtaatattattttcaattttgggtgaactaaccctttaatattggtACGACAGAATTAGATTGTGGTATCAAGCCATCCCTACTCCCCATGTATTTAAGGCCTGTCTTTCCTTGAGTCCTTTGTCCAGTATCATCTATGTTGAAAGTGGTTGTTTCTTTTATATTCTCCTGTGATCTCCTGCGTATTCCCTGtggatttattttaaagactATTTTGGTTTCTTTACTCTTGCGTCATGTGCTTTACAGCCACCACACCACACCTTTTTTTCTGCTATAAAAGTATATAGCTGACTTTTATAGCAGAAAAATAAGAAAGGAACAAATCAGTACAGAAAATCAGTACAAACACAGTCCTCCAGTGCTTGGACCCCTAAAAATAACAAGTGTACATACCAAACACATACTGCAGGGTGAATTAAACTTGTTTTCTGCAGCAATGCTGAGAGAGCCTGCGATAATGTACTGAGAGCATAAAGAAAGGCAAAAATTGAGACTTCTGTTAGaatatgtattgtaattgtattataatattGTAGAATATTGTATTATAAAAGACACAATACTTAATTGTATAATTGTTTCTTACGATTAGAGATCCCCAGTAAGAGATATGAATGAACACAAAAATGGATATGCCTATGGATATGCCTATGTGAAATGTATACACGATCCCCACAAGGAAAGTCAACAGACCAATCATTATCTGGACAGTCTGAAAGAGACAAGAGAGTCTTTtataaattaagtaaaacaGTATCAAATTTTGGggaacaatataaaatatacaagtGCAAATTTATCCATTACTTCACATATTTGATAGTTTGCAACTCTTAAAACATTCTTCTCTGTGACTGATACTGtaaattttactattttattatattatattactgtCTTTTCTGCAGTGTCACTAAAGCAATAAGTCATATTCTTCAATAAAGATGCGTATGCTTTGTTAATGTGTaccattcctttttttttttttttttttttttagaatttaatcATTTACTATCCTTACCTCTCCACTGACATACACACTGACATGAAAAAATGTCTCACCCCAAGGGCTTTTGGTTGGCTTTTCAGAAATGCCTGAATCTGACGAGGTGAAACTTGAGCTAGCTGTTGTACATAAACAGGAACAGGAGCATTTGTCCCAGTGCCTGATGTGGTTTGTGTTGGTGGTTGAACCTGGATGACAACCGCTGAAGAGTTCATGGGTATGGCAGTGTGGGACATTCTTGATTCAGAATCTAAAATTGACCTGTACAAAATCATAGTAAACCAAAACATGTAACGGATATGATTATAAAATAGATTTATGTAAAACCCTGTCCTGCTTTCCTAATTATAACCTTTCcatattataattacatttaataatataaatgtggTCTTCACATTGTTCAAAAGCTTATGAATGCAGTTATGATAATAGTAGTTATTACCATTGGTTAAATTATTGTTCAACTAAAATCAGACCTTTAAACATACAGCTCATGTTTAATTTGATCTACATGATTTCAATTTTAGGCATTAAGCACATgctctttttcaaaaacacttacaAAATTGCCCAACCAACGATTATAGATTATTACTAATTAAAGGAAATCCATTTGTTAATAAcgttttagtaaaaatatacaaataaacagacataaTGCAAAGATAGGCATCTGTATAAAGGTAGTCAGATGTAGTGTAGTGTTTTACCAGAAAAAAGCTCTTCtcttcagttgtttttttttttttttgcactttgctCTGTAGTTCAGTCCACTCTTCTGATATAATCCGATGCAAGTAAGATGTTATAAATGTAATTGCTGATACTGTTTCCCAGAATGAAAGGGGAAGCAGGTGGGGCTATCTCCAGTGGTTAGGAAGGGTTGGAAAGTTTAAAAACcacaaaagacattaaaaaacaaaacaaaaacagaggtatttataaatatgtttatgttgTACTATATAACAAGCAATCTGCATGCTGGTTTGGAAACAGTCATATAAATattgtagaataaaatgtgGTGCAAATAACGATGATCAGTGCAGTGTGATTTAAAATACCATAGTGAAAGCAGGTAACACTTTTTGGTTGATAACAAGAAGTGTAATAAATCTGAAGCCGTTAGAATTCATTGTCCTCTTGTCAGatgaattttaatgaaatattgtttTGTGTGGTAACTACATACTCATGTAAACACAATCATTATTCCAAAACAAAGGGTTTACACTTTACCGGTTTGATatctttttgaaaaaacaaaaacaactatcAACTATTTCAATTTTCATTCTTCTCTAAAAgtcactttttatatatatatatatagctgttTGTACAAGTAGACAGACTGTGACTAttaggcaaggcaagtttatttttaaaacattaaaaatacaataaaaaaaataagttaatataAAAAAGAATACATTAGTTAAAATGAGAAAGGATTCTAACATTAAAACGAATGAGAGGATTTAAGAAAAGAACAGCGCAGAAACAGTGCTTAATCAGGAAAAGCACAGTTAAATAGATGTGTTTTCAATCTGGACTTGAAAGTAGCTACCGACACGGCACGTGTGACATCCTCTGGAAGCCGGTTCCAGCTGCGGGTGGCATAATAGCTAAACGCCATCTCACCATGTTTTGAATTTACTCTAGGTGTTATTAACAGACTTGATCCTTCTGTTCTGAGATCTCTATTTGGGTTGTATTCTACCAACATACAGTATCTGCCATGT
The Ctenopharyngodon idella isolate HZGC_01 chromosome 4, HZGC01, whole genome shotgun sequence genome window above contains:
- the LOC127510701 gene encoding membrane-spanning 4-domains subfamily A member 4A-like, coding for MSHTAIPMNSSAVVIQVQPPTQTTSGTGTNAPVPVYVQQLAQVSPRQIQAFLKSQPKALGTVQIMIGLLTFLVGIVYTFHIGISIGISIFVFIHISYWGSLIYIIAGSLSIAAENKFNSPCSMCLVKCSLGMNIFSAIIAGISILFISLELAYWLKFHVEANYLTFFLGIHSIILVFAILAFFISIFLSAFACKATCYCCYTQVPFVPQVVTAQPSDFRPNHSHDINNSEIPTVSNPSMYNPPVENPPQ